The following DNA comes from Pseudomonadota bacterium.
GCAGAGCTGTCCCGTGCAGGGCTGGACGCGACGGTGATGACCGAGCCGCAGTCGATGGCCTGGCTTCTGAATATCCGGGGACGGGACGTGCCGCACACACCGCTGCCCCTGTCGTGCGGCATTCTTCATGCGGATTCCACGGTGGACCTGTTCACCGATCCGGCGAAGGTGACGGACGAGGTGGCGGCCTGGCTGGGCAACGCTGTCCGTGTTTCTTCCACAGAAAAATTCCCGGAAGCCCTGAAAGGCCTGGGGACCAGAAAGGCAAAGGTGCGGGTGGACGTGCAGTCCGCCCCTGCCCTGGTGGTGGAGACTCTGCGCAACGCCGGCGTCCGGCTGGACGAGGGGCCGGATCCGTCCGTCCTGCCCCGGGCCTGCAAGAACGACACCGAGCTGGAAGGTGCACGCAATGCCCACCGGCGCGACGGTGTGGCACTGGTGCGCTTTCTGCACTGGCTGTCGGAGACCTGGCCGCGACGCACGGTGACTGAACTGGAGGCCATGGACCGGCTTCTGGAATTCCGCCAGCAGGGAGAGCTGTTCCGGGACACCAGCTTCGCCACCATTGCCGGCGCGGGACCCAACGGCGCGATTGTCCATTACCACAGCACGCCGGCCACCAGCCGGCCGCTGGAGTCCGGCACCCTGTTCCTGCTGGACAGTGGAGCCCAGTACCGGGACGGCACCACCGACGTGACCCGCACCGTCGCGCTGGGCCCGCCGACGGCGGAGATGCGCGACCGCTTCACCCGCGTCCTGAAGGGGCATATCGCCATCGCCATGGCCCGCTTTCCCGCGGGCACCACAGGGCCCCAGCTGGACGCTCTGGCGCGGGCGCCCCTGTGGGCCGCAGGTCTGGATTATGACCACGGCACAGGCCACGGCGTGGGCAGCTATCTCAGTGTCCATGAGGGACCCCAGCGGATCTCGAAACGGGGTGGCGGTGTGCCGCTGCAGCCGGGCATGATCGTGTCCAATGAGCCAGGATACTACAAGGCCAGCGCGTGGGGCATCCGTATCGAGAGCCTGGTGGCAGTGCGCCCATGCAAGGATATTGCAGGAGCCGAGCGCGATATGCTGGAGTTCGAGACTCTGACCCTGGCGCCCATTGATATGACGCTGGTGGACCGGGTCATGCTGTCCACCGCCGAGACGGCCTGGCTGGACGCATACCACCGCCGGGTGCGCGACATCCTGTTACCCCTGCTGCCCGCCGATGCGGCGGTGTGGATCCAGAAATCAGTAGCCAGTAGCCAGTAAGACTTGCAGGTTACTGGTTCTTGGCTCCATGTTCCTGAATCCACCAGCTGTCCAGGACAGGGCCGTAGATGGGTGTGGTGTCCGGGTGGCGCAAGGGTTTCCACCA
Coding sequences within:
- a CDS encoding aminopeptidase P family protein, encoding MSLPDIHSRVAALRQEMGRLGLDGLVIPHSDEYQNEYLPPHAERLAWATGFTGSAGMAILLQGRAGVFVDGRYTLQVRDQAPADLFSFADLTETGIAAWLDQAFPASGTLGYDPALHTVPEVARLGQAVARKGGMMRSCRPHPVDACWMDRPTPAPEPFEVHPLSFAGRNAAGKRIDLAAELSRAGLDATVMTEPQSMAWLLNIRGRDVPHTPLPLSCGILHADSTVDLFTDPAKVTDEVAAWLGNAVRVSSTEKFPEALKGLGTRKAKVRVDVQSAPALVVETLRNAGVRLDEGPDPSVLPRACKNDTELEGARNAHRRDGVALVRFLHWLSETWPRRTVTELEAMDRLLEFRQQGELFRDTSFATIAGAGPNGAIVHYHSTPATSRPLESGTLFLLDSGAQYRDGTTDVTRTVALGPPTAEMRDRFTRVLKGHIAIAMARFPAGTTGPQLDALARAPLWAAGLDYDHGTGHGVGSYLSVHEGPQRISKRGGGVPLQPGMIVSNEPGYYKASAWGIRIESLVAVRPCKDIAGAERDMLEFETLTLAPIDMTLVDRVMLSTAETAWLDAYHRRVRDILLPLLPADAAVWIQKSVASSQ